The following proteins are co-located in the Myroides profundi genome:
- a CDS encoding Fic family protein, whose translation MTYTEVKIKIDNLQQQVEALGGLNSEQFVTLSEKYRLECNYYSNGTEGNTLTKEEIRSMIAGMVNVENKPLRDLMEIKKHDEVLKDMLGGGLVEVHLSEKYIKELHAKLMYEEDAEKKLTIGQWKQSPNEMVTYKGDKYPYTGVAEVKAEMKELINRTNEAIDYILKGKKYAPHPIDVALNFHVDFLKISPFDRGNRVIARMLSNQILIAFVYTPFWITDKENKAYEQYLADVLCYEGAKDDLFGHIGQQILRSQQMVVDIQEGKSIEESEKFYNQIEMLKRQLKAKEEEQSKVKSAAWLESVFIHSIRPLFTEVENNVKDSFGDLFDEIIGQYTLDVSEEELEELLSDTIEHQEEESITNEEQAVEEEPMTSEEEVVVEEESVATEEEINEDEVSEEDEVGEEISNEIDLDNPSIVWNRAEGIQSIIRLDGFKLIEGAEAIEVGLACVFTELTYVIDLGNGTVFEKEYDQQLETQDIKAISDYTCELIVKKINEI comes from the coding sequence ATGACTTATACAGAGGTAAAAATAAAGATAGATAACTTACAGCAACAGGTAGAGGCACTAGGAGGATTGAATAGTGAGCAATTTGTAACGCTGTCAGAGAAGTATAGATTAGAGTGTAACTATTACTCTAACGGTACAGAGGGAAATACACTGACTAAAGAAGAGATACGCAGCATGATTGCGGGAATGGTGAATGTGGAGAATAAGCCTCTTCGTGATTTGATGGAAATCAAGAAGCACGATGAGGTCTTAAAAGATATGTTAGGTGGAGGATTAGTAGAAGTACATCTGTCTGAGAAGTATATCAAAGAGCTTCACGCTAAGCTGATGTATGAAGAAGATGCAGAGAAGAAACTAACGATAGGACAATGGAAGCAATCTCCTAATGAGATGGTTACTTATAAGGGGGATAAATATCCTTATACGGGAGTGGCAGAGGTCAAAGCTGAGATGAAGGAACTGATCAATCGTACGAATGAGGCTATCGATTACATACTGAAAGGAAAGAAATATGCACCGCACCCTATCGATGTGGCATTAAACTTTCATGTTGATTTCTTGAAGATTAGCCCTTTTGATAGAGGGAATAGAGTTATCGCACGTATGCTGAGTAATCAGATTTTGATTGCATTCGTATATACTCCGTTTTGGATTACAGATAAGGAGAACAAAGCGTATGAGCAATACCTTGCGGATGTATTATGTTATGAGGGAGCTAAAGATGATTTGTTTGGTCATATCGGTCAACAAATTCTTCGTTCGCAACAGATGGTGGTGGATATTCAAGAAGGGAAGTCTATTGAAGAATCTGAGAAGTTCTACAACCAAATAGAAATGCTTAAGCGTCAATTAAAAGCGAAAGAGGAAGAGCAGAGTAAGGTGAAATCAGCTGCATGGTTAGAGTCTGTATTTATACATTCGATACGTCCTTTATTTACAGAAGTAGAGAATAACGTAAAAGATAGTTTTGGAGACTTATTCGATGAGATCATAGGACAGTATACTTTAGATGTTTCAGAAGAAGAGCTAGAAGAATTACTTTCTGATACTATAGAGCACCAAGAAGAGGAGTCTATCACTAATGAAGAGCAAGCAGTAGAAGAAGAGCCTATGACTAGTGAGGAGGAAGTGGTAGTAGAGGAAGAAAGTGTTGCTACTGAAGAGGAGATTAACGAAGATGAGGTATCAGAAGAGGATGAAGTAGGAGAAGAGATTTCTAATGAAATAGATTTAGACAATCCAAGTATTGTATGGAATAGAGCAGAAGGAATACAATCTATTATCCGTTTAGATGGATTCAAACTAATAGAAGGAGCAGAAGCTATAGAAGTAGGTTTAGCTTGTGTATTTACTGAATTGACTTATGTGATAGACTTAGGCAATGGTACAGTATTCGAAAAAGAGTACGATCAGCAATTAGAAACGCAGGATATAAAAGCTATTAGTGATTATACTTGCGAATTGATTGTCAAAAAAATCAATGAGATATAA
- a CDS encoding tetratricopeptide repeat protein gives MKYLFIVFGLFVLVGCQSSIEKNKYIEELQLSEAQVVKQDSIITQYATNGAHQYHYYLDMNKWQTNLDEGLKQDSTVAYLWQQKAMPYFKNRKYEVGMEYLDKAVRYDVKRYLSYRAFIKCVFLKTYKDAIADFEECLIRWGDRYEMDHTYTFYIGLSYLQLNEFDTAEQYFLRAVEKQKEVFQDIHHVDLFYLGIIKYEQELYQEAIDYFDKAIKEYKEFSDAYYYKALCQDKLNDNVANDTFKLFVEYNKMGYSINEANAIYELYPYQIKPKSQR, from the coding sequence ATGAAATACCTTTTTATTGTCTTTGGATTATTTGTATTAGTAGGATGTCAATCATCTATAGAAAAGAATAAATATATTGAAGAACTCCAACTTAGTGAGGCGCAAGTAGTGAAACAAGATAGTATTATCACTCAATATGCTACTAATGGAGCTCATCAGTATCATTATTACTTAGATATGAATAAGTGGCAAACCAATTTAGATGAAGGGTTGAAGCAGGATAGTACAGTAGCTTATCTATGGCAACAGAAAGCAATGCCTTATTTTAAAAATAGGAAGTATGAGGTAGGTATGGAGTACCTAGATAAAGCTGTACGCTATGATGTGAAGCGTTATTTGTCTTATAGGGCTTTTATTAAGTGTGTATTTCTTAAGACTTATAAAGATGCAATTGCAGATTTTGAAGAATGTCTAATTCGCTGGGGAGACAGGTATGAAATGGATCATACGTATACCTTCTATATTGGATTGTCTTATTTACAATTGAATGAATTTGATACAGCAGAACAATACTTTTTACGAGCAGTAGAGAAACAGAAAGAAGTGTTTCAAGATATACACCATGTTGATTTGTTTTATTTAGGTATTATCAAGTATGAACAAGAACTATATCAAGAAGCAATTGACTATTTTGATAAGGCAATTAAGGAGTATAAAGAGTTTTCGGATGCCTATTATTATAAAGCTCTTTGTCAAGATAAGCTAAACGATAATGTAGCAAATGATACATTTAAGTTATTCGTGGAATATAATAAGATGGGATACTCTATCAATGAAGCGAATGCTATTTATGAATTATATCCTTATCAGATAAAGCCCAAGAGCCAGCGTTAA